In one window of Carassius auratus strain Wakin chromosome 28, ASM336829v1, whole genome shotgun sequence DNA:
- the tecpr1b gene encoding tectonin beta-propeller repeat-containing protein 1 isoform X2, giving the protein MMSGSQLWAVDVYGRAFSLWAAGGRWRRAADLLLELKRVTGSHHCCWGIGCDHQVYLHVYPSQVPIRHQEETYENQRWNPVDGYTDTLLPTDRWQWTDELGLNPQPLHSFVLPSANWEWEGDWYVDVESCGRESSETGGWEYAVDFPATFTKEKKWNSCVRRRRWLRYRRYKALGSWAKVPLERARPPPEPFSDISCGGWDMSDSPEKHVYLWAVSQQGKLWFRTGIRQQNPEGTCWEPTQVPREVAQVSAGPKDLLWVVLWDGQLLARTGISKDCPKGSSWELVLPPNQKGAIHVAVGINVVWVVTKDNKVWFRRGVNSHNPTGSGWISIGGEMVMLSMGPNDQVWGVGSDDRTVYFRHGVTATEVTGRSWVAVSAQLEGSESTNHSSVHVHSDASVFAGEVTAPSQGSVLGCDDTDIPKPRVPKITSDSFISALVSDRSAPAAHPSVPEDNQVTSQESDSSFLSPSSPSDGSETPWSNVDLEEMKSSDPSSTRSSVATYPIELQHNTVVQEELPPWAWVTGGGCDISSSSSSHVDLFNISDPGPLSPSITPALGALDTDTRTRGAQQERDASVEKSVRVTRGCMSWWRDWTPHQWEDVSVTLEQVTAAGAQTGDILYLYYTHDQEKKFLYAVIKEVTALVPMFRDSLYTVAVYTPERTKQRCPILLATPSQQDFNTWRSLLNESCCASRGLGEHPSKQALWAVTCKGDVMVHDPSPSLEAPAQYLPCEHMFWRQVPAHLLCVESNSLGVVWGIAHDHTAWVYTGGSRGPSAQGNENLNQAISDVRCAYIYENQRWNPMTGYTDKGLPTDRYMWSDASGLRECTKDNTRPPSPQWTWVSDWDVDYGVPGGTDKEGWQYAADFSVTFHGYKTMKDFVRRRRWARKCKISLSGPWQKVPPIALSDVTVLPCLAQCSPEQVPVWAISEKGDVLCRLGVTANNPAGNSWLHVGTDQPFKSICIGGGHQVWAIARDGAVFYRGSVSAHNPAGECWYHIPSPLKQTLRQVSVGRTSVYAVDENSNLWYRQGLTPSYPQGSAWELISSNVCKVSVGPLDQVWIIADKVPGYPSESSGTVCHRLGVKPMQPKGLSWDFGIGGGWEHLSVRGNSIEAQRVAPRSPMPSRIQSQVNGNAVGC; this is encoded by the exons ATGATGTCGGGGTCGCAGCTGTGGGCGGTGGATGTGTACGGGCGGGCGTTCAGTCTGTGGGCCGCTGGAGGCCGCTGGAGGCGCGCCGCGGATCTCCTGCTGGAGCTGAAGCGGGTGACGGGCTCCCATCACTGCTGCTGGGGCATCGGCTGCGACCATCAGGTTTATCTCCATGTGTATCCCAGTCAAGTGCCTATACGCCACCAGGAAGAGACCTATGAAAACCAG AGATGGAACCCAGTTGATGGTTACACAGACACACTCCTCCCGACAGACCGCTGGCAGTGGACCGATGAGTTGGGCTTGAACCCACAACCTCTTCACAGCTTCGTGTTGCCGTCTGCTAACTGGGAGTGGGAGGGCGACTGGTACGTGGATGTCGAAAGCTGCGGGAGAGAGTCCAGTGAGACGGGG GGGTGGGAGTATGCAGTGGACTTCCCTGCCACCTTCACCAAAGAGAAGAAGTGGAACTCGTGCGTGCGTCGCAGGCGATGGCTTCGCTACAGGAGATATAAAGCTCTGGGATCCTGGGCCAAG GTGCCTCTGGAGAGAGCCAGACCTCCACCAGAGCCCTTCAGTGACATCAGCTGTGGAGGCTGGGACATGAGTGACAGTCCTGAGAAACACGTTTACCTGTGGGCCGTGTCCCAGCAAGGGAAG CTGTGGTTCCGCACAGGCATCAGACAGCAGAACCCGGAGGGGACGTGCTGGGAACCCACCCAGGTTCCCCGAGAGGTGGCGCAGGTCAGCGCCGGGCCGAAAGACCTGCTTTGGGTCGTTCTCTGGGACGGACAACTGCTGGCCAGAACGGGCATCAGTAAAGACTGCCCTAAAG GCTCATCGTGGGAGCTTGTGCTGCCTCCAAATCAGAAAGGAGCTATTCATGTCGCAGTGGGAATCAATGTCGTTTGGGTTGTTACCAAAGACAACAAA gTCTGGTTCAGGAGGGGTGTGAATTCCCACAATCCCACTGGCTCAGGCTGGATCAGTATTGGTGGAGAGATGGTGATGCTTAGCATGGGCCCCAATGACCAG GTATGGGGGGTTGGCAGCGATGACCGGACTGTGTATTTTCGTCACGGTGTGACAGCCACAGAGGTCACTGGCAGGTCATGGGTGGCAGTGTCAGCTCAGCTTGAAGGCAGTGAAAGCACAAATCATTCCAG TGTCCATGTTCACAGTGATGCCAGTGTCTTCGCTGGTGAGGTCACCGCTCCTTCCCAAGGTTCTGTTCTGGGCTGTGATGACACAGACATTCCAAAGCCACGTGTCCCCAAGATCACGAGTGACAGCTTTATCTCTGCGCTGGTGTCTGATCGCTCTGCTCCAGCGGCTCATCCCAGTGTACCTGAGGACAACCAGGTGACGAGCCAAGAGTCCGATTCCTCTTTCCTGAGCCCCAGCAGCCCGTCCGATGGAAGCGAGACACCATGGAGCAATGTTGACCTGGAGGAGATGAAGAGCTCGGATCCCAGCAGCACTCGGAGCTCAGTGGCCACGTATCCCATTGAGCTGCAGCACAACACGGTAGTGCAGGAGGAGCTGCCGCCCTGGGCCTGGGTCACCGGAGGAGGATGTGAcatcagctccagctccagctcacACGTCGACTTGTTTAACATCTCAG aTCCCGGGCCGCTCTCTCCATCCATCACACCAGCCCTCGGTGCTCTAGACACAGACACTCGGACGAGAGGAGCTCAGCAAGAGAGAGATGCTTCTGTAGAGAAG tctgTGCGTGTGACGAGAGGTTGTATGTCCTGGTGGAGGGACTGGACCCCTCATCAGTGGGAGGATGTGAGTGTGACGCTGGAGCAGGTCACCGCTGCTGGAGCCCAGACAGGAGACATCCTTTACCTCTACTACACTCACGACCAGGAGAAGAAG TTTCTATATGCTGTGATAAAGGAGGTGACGGCCCTGGTGCCCATGTTCAGGGACTCTCTGTACACTGTGGCTGTTTACACGCCAGAGAGAACCAAACAGAGATGCCCCATTTTACTGGCAACACCCTCTCAACAAGACTTCAACACCTGG CGGTCTCTGTTGAACGAGTCGTGTTGTGCGTCCAGGGGTCTTGGAGAGCATCCATCCAAACAGGCCCTGTGGGCTGTGACGTGTAAAGGTGACGTCATGGTCCATGATCCGTCACCCAGTCTGGAAGCCCCGGCGCAGTACTTACCCTGCGAGCACAT GTTCTGGCGTCAGGTTCCTGCTCATCTGCTCTGTGTGGAGTCTAACAGTCTGGGTGTGGTGTGGGGCATCGCTCACGATCACACCGCCTGGGTCTACACGGGGGGCAGCAGGGGACCGTCGGCTCAGG GAAATGAAAACCTTAACCAAGCGATAAGTGATGTGAGGTGCGCGTACATCTACGAGAACCAGCGCTGGAACCCAATGACAGGATACACAGACAA GGGTCTTCCCACAGATCGCTACATGTGGAGCGATGCTTCAGGCCTGAGGGAGTGTACCAAAGACAACACCAGGCCTCCCTCGCCGCAGTGGACATGG GTTTCTGATTGGGATGTTGACTACGGTGTCCCAGGAGGGACAGATAAAGAGGGCTGGCAGTACGCTGCAGATTTCTCAGT GACGTTTCATGGATATAAGACAATGAAGGACTTTGTGCGACGCAGGCGGTGGGCTAG GAAGTGTAAGATCAGCCTTAGTGGCCCGTGGCAGAAGGTTCCTCCGATTGCACTGAGTGACGTCACCGTCTTGCCGTGTCTGGCCCAGTGCAGTCCAGAGCAGGTTCCTGTGTGGGCCATCAGTGAGAAGGGAGATGTGCTGTGCCGTCTGGGAGTCACCGCCAACAACCCGGCT GGTAACTCCTGGCTCCATGTGGGCACAGACCAGCCCTTTAAGTCCATttgcataggaggaggccaccaGGTGTGGGCCATCGCCAGGGACGGTGCTGTCTTCTACCGGGGCTCCGTGTCTGCCCACAATCCAGCTG GTGAGTGCTGGTACCACATACCATCTCCCCTGAAGCAGACGCTCAGGCAGGTATCTGTGGGCAGGACCTCCGTTTATGCTGTGGATGAAAACA GTAATCTGTGGTACAGACAGGGTTTGACACCCAGCTATCCTCAGGGTTCTGCATGGGAACTCATCTCAAGTAATGTGTGTAAGGTGTCTGTTGGACCACTGGACCAG GTTTGGATAATTGCTGATAAAGTGCCAGGTTATCCATCAGAGAGCTCAGGAACGGTGTGTCACAGACTAGGAGTGAAGCCCATGCAGCCCAAAGGCCTGAGCTGGGACTTTGGCATTGGG GGTGGATGGGAGCACCTGTCTGTGAGAGGGAACTCTATAGAGGCCCAGCGCGTGGCACCTCGCAGTCCAATGCCCAGCCGCATACAGAGTCAGGTGAACGGGAATGCTGTGGGCTGCTAG
- the tecpr1b gene encoding tectonin beta-propeller repeat-containing protein 1 isoform X1, with protein sequence MMSGSQLWAVDVYGRAFSLWAAGGRWRRAADLLLELKRVTGSHHCCWGIGCDHQVYLHVYPSQVPIRHQEETYENQRWNPVDGYTDTLLPTDRWQWTDELGLNPQPLHSFVLPSANWEWEGDWYVDVESCGRESSETGGWEYAVDFPATFTKEKKWNSCVRRRRWLRYRRYKALGSWAKQVPLERARPPPEPFSDISCGGWDMSDSPEKHVYLWAVSQQGKLWFRTGIRQQNPEGTCWEPTQVPREVAQVSAGPKDLLWVVLWDGQLLARTGISKDCPKGSSWELVLPPNQKGAIHVAVGINVVWVVTKDNKVWFRRGVNSHNPTGSGWISIGGEMVMLSMGPNDQVWGVGSDDRTVYFRHGVTATEVTGRSWVAVSAQLEGSESTNHSSVHVHSDASVFAGEVTAPSQGSVLGCDDTDIPKPRVPKITSDSFISALVSDRSAPAAHPSVPEDNQVTSQESDSSFLSPSSPSDGSETPWSNVDLEEMKSSDPSSTRSSVATYPIELQHNTVVQEELPPWAWVTGGGCDISSSSSSHVDLFNISDPGPLSPSITPALGALDTDTRTRGAQQERDASVEKSVRVTRGCMSWWRDWTPHQWEDVSVTLEQVTAAGAQTGDILYLYYTHDQEKKFLYAVIKEVTALVPMFRDSLYTVAVYTPERTKQRCPILLATPSQQDFNTWRSLLNESCCASRGLGEHPSKQALWAVTCKGDVMVHDPSPSLEAPAQYLPCEHMFWRQVPAHLLCVESNSLGVVWGIAHDHTAWVYTGGSRGPSAQGNENLNQAISDVRCAYIYENQRWNPMTGYTDKGLPTDRYMWSDASGLRECTKDNTRPPSPQWTWVSDWDVDYGVPGGTDKEGWQYAADFSVTFHGYKTMKDFVRRRRWARKCKISLSGPWQKVPPIALSDVTVLPCLAQCSPEQVPVWAISEKGDVLCRLGVTANNPAGNSWLHVGTDQPFKSICIGGGHQVWAIARDGAVFYRGSVSAHNPAGECWYHIPSPLKQTLRQVSVGRTSVYAVDENSNLWYRQGLTPSYPQGSAWELISSNVCKVSVGPLDQVWIIADKVPGYPSESSGTVCHRLGVKPMQPKGLSWDFGIGGGWEHLSVRGNSIEAQRVAPRSPMPSRIQSQVNGNAVGC encoded by the exons ATGATGTCGGGGTCGCAGCTGTGGGCGGTGGATGTGTACGGGCGGGCGTTCAGTCTGTGGGCCGCTGGAGGCCGCTGGAGGCGCGCCGCGGATCTCCTGCTGGAGCTGAAGCGGGTGACGGGCTCCCATCACTGCTGCTGGGGCATCGGCTGCGACCATCAGGTTTATCTCCATGTGTATCCCAGTCAAGTGCCTATACGCCACCAGGAAGAGACCTATGAAAACCAG AGATGGAACCCAGTTGATGGTTACACAGACACACTCCTCCCGACAGACCGCTGGCAGTGGACCGATGAGTTGGGCTTGAACCCACAACCTCTTCACAGCTTCGTGTTGCCGTCTGCTAACTGGGAGTGGGAGGGCGACTGGTACGTGGATGTCGAAAGCTGCGGGAGAGAGTCCAGTGAGACGGGG GGGTGGGAGTATGCAGTGGACTTCCCTGCCACCTTCACCAAAGAGAAGAAGTGGAACTCGTGCGTGCGTCGCAGGCGATGGCTTCGCTACAGGAGATATAAAGCTCTGGGATCCTGGGCCAAG CAGGTGCCTCTGGAGAGAGCCAGACCTCCACCAGAGCCCTTCAGTGACATCAGCTGTGGAGGCTGGGACATGAGTGACAGTCCTGAGAAACACGTTTACCTGTGGGCCGTGTCCCAGCAAGGGAAG CTGTGGTTCCGCACAGGCATCAGACAGCAGAACCCGGAGGGGACGTGCTGGGAACCCACCCAGGTTCCCCGAGAGGTGGCGCAGGTCAGCGCCGGGCCGAAAGACCTGCTTTGGGTCGTTCTCTGGGACGGACAACTGCTGGCCAGAACGGGCATCAGTAAAGACTGCCCTAAAG GCTCATCGTGGGAGCTTGTGCTGCCTCCAAATCAGAAAGGAGCTATTCATGTCGCAGTGGGAATCAATGTCGTTTGGGTTGTTACCAAAGACAACAAA gTCTGGTTCAGGAGGGGTGTGAATTCCCACAATCCCACTGGCTCAGGCTGGATCAGTATTGGTGGAGAGATGGTGATGCTTAGCATGGGCCCCAATGACCAG GTATGGGGGGTTGGCAGCGATGACCGGACTGTGTATTTTCGTCACGGTGTGACAGCCACAGAGGTCACTGGCAGGTCATGGGTGGCAGTGTCAGCTCAGCTTGAAGGCAGTGAAAGCACAAATCATTCCAG TGTCCATGTTCACAGTGATGCCAGTGTCTTCGCTGGTGAGGTCACCGCTCCTTCCCAAGGTTCTGTTCTGGGCTGTGATGACACAGACATTCCAAAGCCACGTGTCCCCAAGATCACGAGTGACAGCTTTATCTCTGCGCTGGTGTCTGATCGCTCTGCTCCAGCGGCTCATCCCAGTGTACCTGAGGACAACCAGGTGACGAGCCAAGAGTCCGATTCCTCTTTCCTGAGCCCCAGCAGCCCGTCCGATGGAAGCGAGACACCATGGAGCAATGTTGACCTGGAGGAGATGAAGAGCTCGGATCCCAGCAGCACTCGGAGCTCAGTGGCCACGTATCCCATTGAGCTGCAGCACAACACGGTAGTGCAGGAGGAGCTGCCGCCCTGGGCCTGGGTCACCGGAGGAGGATGTGAcatcagctccagctccagctcacACGTCGACTTGTTTAACATCTCAG aTCCCGGGCCGCTCTCTCCATCCATCACACCAGCCCTCGGTGCTCTAGACACAGACACTCGGACGAGAGGAGCTCAGCAAGAGAGAGATGCTTCTGTAGAGAAG tctgTGCGTGTGACGAGAGGTTGTATGTCCTGGTGGAGGGACTGGACCCCTCATCAGTGGGAGGATGTGAGTGTGACGCTGGAGCAGGTCACCGCTGCTGGAGCCCAGACAGGAGACATCCTTTACCTCTACTACACTCACGACCAGGAGAAGAAG TTTCTATATGCTGTGATAAAGGAGGTGACGGCCCTGGTGCCCATGTTCAGGGACTCTCTGTACACTGTGGCTGTTTACACGCCAGAGAGAACCAAACAGAGATGCCCCATTTTACTGGCAACACCCTCTCAACAAGACTTCAACACCTGG CGGTCTCTGTTGAACGAGTCGTGTTGTGCGTCCAGGGGTCTTGGAGAGCATCCATCCAAACAGGCCCTGTGGGCTGTGACGTGTAAAGGTGACGTCATGGTCCATGATCCGTCACCCAGTCTGGAAGCCCCGGCGCAGTACTTACCCTGCGAGCACAT GTTCTGGCGTCAGGTTCCTGCTCATCTGCTCTGTGTGGAGTCTAACAGTCTGGGTGTGGTGTGGGGCATCGCTCACGATCACACCGCCTGGGTCTACACGGGGGGCAGCAGGGGACCGTCGGCTCAGG GAAATGAAAACCTTAACCAAGCGATAAGTGATGTGAGGTGCGCGTACATCTACGAGAACCAGCGCTGGAACCCAATGACAGGATACACAGACAA GGGTCTTCCCACAGATCGCTACATGTGGAGCGATGCTTCAGGCCTGAGGGAGTGTACCAAAGACAACACCAGGCCTCCCTCGCCGCAGTGGACATGG GTTTCTGATTGGGATGTTGACTACGGTGTCCCAGGAGGGACAGATAAAGAGGGCTGGCAGTACGCTGCAGATTTCTCAGT GACGTTTCATGGATATAAGACAATGAAGGACTTTGTGCGACGCAGGCGGTGGGCTAG GAAGTGTAAGATCAGCCTTAGTGGCCCGTGGCAGAAGGTTCCTCCGATTGCACTGAGTGACGTCACCGTCTTGCCGTGTCTGGCCCAGTGCAGTCCAGAGCAGGTTCCTGTGTGGGCCATCAGTGAGAAGGGAGATGTGCTGTGCCGTCTGGGAGTCACCGCCAACAACCCGGCT GGTAACTCCTGGCTCCATGTGGGCACAGACCAGCCCTTTAAGTCCATttgcataggaggaggccaccaGGTGTGGGCCATCGCCAGGGACGGTGCTGTCTTCTACCGGGGCTCCGTGTCTGCCCACAATCCAGCTG GTGAGTGCTGGTACCACATACCATCTCCCCTGAAGCAGACGCTCAGGCAGGTATCTGTGGGCAGGACCTCCGTTTATGCTGTGGATGAAAACA GTAATCTGTGGTACAGACAGGGTTTGACACCCAGCTATCCTCAGGGTTCTGCATGGGAACTCATCTCAAGTAATGTGTGTAAGGTGTCTGTTGGACCACTGGACCAG GTTTGGATAATTGCTGATAAAGTGCCAGGTTATCCATCAGAGAGCTCAGGAACGGTGTGTCACAGACTAGGAGTGAAGCCCATGCAGCCCAAAGGCCTGAGCTGGGACTTTGGCATTGGG GGTGGATGGGAGCACCTGTCTGTGAGAGGGAACTCTATAGAGGCCCAGCGCGTGGCACCTCGCAGTCCAATGCCCAGCCGCATACAGAGTCAGGTGAACGGGAATGCTGTGGGCTGCTAG
- the bri3 gene encoding membrane protein BRI3, protein MDAKPLLQDRPPAYNAVPAAYDYGSIPAAAAPAAGFQPQAPPPYQGFPAAPVAVAAQPAYTNTYTIVQPSVVVVGGCPACRVGVLEDDFTCLGILCAIFFFPLGILFCLALRQRRCPNCGATFG, encoded by the exons ATGGACGCTAAACCTCTTCTCCAGGACAGACCTCCAGCGTACAACGCAGTCCCGGCCGCGTACGACTACGGCTCGATCCCCGCCGCCGCTGCACCCGCCGCCGGCTTCCAGCCACAGGCTCCGCCGCCGTATCAAG GTTTCCCAGCAGCGCCTGTCGCCGTAGCCGCCCAGCCGGCCTACACCAACACCTACACCATCGTCCAGCCCtctgtggtggtggtggggggatgTCCCGCCTGCAG GGTCGGCGTGCTGGAGGATGACTTCACCTGTCTGGGAATCTTGTGTGCCATATTCTTCTTTCCGCTGGGAATCCTCTTCTGCCTGGCCCTGCGTCAGAGGAGATGTCCAAACTGTGGAGCCACTTTCGGCTAG